The Syngnathus typhle isolate RoL2023-S1 ecotype Sweden linkage group LG11, RoL_Styp_1.0, whole genome shotgun sequence genome contains a region encoding:
- the pfkmb gene encoding phosphofructokinase, muscle b has translation MAEHLSGDPTKLGKGRAIAVLTSGGDAQGMNAAVRATVRMGIYTGAKVFFVHEGYQGLVDGGDNIRPATWESVSMMLQLGGTVIGSARCQDFRTKEGRTKAAYNLVKLGITNLCVIGGDGSLTGANQFRTEWSELLADLIKAGKITANEAKASSHLNIVGMVGSIDNDFCGTDMTIGTDSALHRIMEIVDAIATTAQSHQRTFILEVMGRHCGYLALVTALACAADWVFIPEMPPEKDWEEHLCRRLTQQRNLGNRLHIIIVAEGAIDLNGEPITCEYVRQLVTKKLGFDTRTTILGHVQRGGTPSAFDRILASRMGMQAVMALLEATPDTPASVVSLSGNMAVRLPLMECVQVTKDVTKAMAEKRFEDAVNLRGRSFEHNWNAYKMLSHIHPPDTKSNVNIAVLNVGAPCAGMNAAVRSVVRTGLLQGHQMLAVHDGFDGLAHGQIEPIGWTGVAGWIGKGGSLLGTKRSLPSKFIKEISQNISKFNIHGIVLVGGFEAFVGGLEMVEARQNYEEFCIPFVIIPATVSNNVPGSAFSIGADTALNTITSSCDLIKQSAAGTKRRVFIVETMGGYCGYLATMAGLAAGADNAYIFEEPFGIKDLKMNVEHLTEKMKTTVKRGLVLRNEKCNENYTTDVLFNLYSEEGKGIFDCRKNVLGHMQQGGTPSPFDRNFATKMGIKSILWLTEKVKEHSRHGRIFANAHDTACVLGMKKRSLIFQPLTELKEHVDFEHRIPKEQWWMRLRPVLKILAKYDTRLDTSNMAEMEHIAQKKSS, from the exons ATGGCGGAACATCTTTCGGGTGACCCCACCAAGCTGGGGAAGGGTCGGGCGATTGCAGTGCTCACCTCGGGCGGTGATGCCCAGG GCATGAATGCAGCTGTGAGGGCCACAGTTCGAATGGGAATATACACCGGAGCCAAAGTCTTCTTTGTCCATGAG GGCTATCAGGGCCTGGTAGATGGTGGAGACAACATTCGCCCTGCTACGTGGGAAAGTGTGTCCATGATGTTGCAGCTg GGTGGAACTGTGATTGGCAGTGCCCGTTGTCAGGACTTCCGCACCAAGGAGGGTCGTACCAAGGCGGCCTACAACTTGGTCAAGTTGGGCATCACCAACTTGTGCGTCATTGGAGGTGATGGCAGTCTCACCGGTGCCAACCAGTTCAGAACTGAGTGGAGTGAGCTACTAGCAGATTTAATCAAAGCTG GTAAGATCACAGCAAATGAAGCAAAGGCATCCTCCCATCTCAACATTGTCGGCATGGTGGGCTCCATTGACAACGACTTCTGCGGCACTGACATGACCATCGGCACAGACTCTGCCCTGCATCGCATCATGGAGATCGTGGATGCAATTGCCACCACAGCACAGAG TCACCAGAGGACATTCATCCTGGAAGTGATGGGCAGACATTGTGG TTACCTGGCTTTGGTGACAGCTCTGGCATGTGCTGCTGACTGGGTATTCATTCCAGAGATGCCCCCAGAGAAGGACTGGGAGGAGCATCTGTGCAGACGATTGACTCAG CAAAGGAATCTTGGCAACCGTTTGCATATTATCATCGTAGCAGAAGGTGCAATAGACCTCAATGGCGAGCCCATCACCTGTGAGTATGTCAGACAG TTGGTGACAAAAAAGCTTGGCTTCGACACCCGTACCACCATATTGGGCCATGTCCAGAGAGGAGGAACCCCCTCCGCCTTTGACAGAATCCTG GCCAGCAGGATGGGTATGCAGGCAGTGATGGCCCTGTTAGAAGCCACACCCGATACTCCTGCAAGTGTGGTCAGCTTGTCGGGAAACATGGCTGTCAGACTGCCTCTGATGGAGTGTGTGCAAGTG ACAAAGGATGTCACCAAAGCAATGGCTGAAAAAAGGTTTGAAGATGCAGTGAACCTTAGGGGAAG GAGCTTCGAGCACAACTGGAATGCCTACAAAATGCTGTCGCACATTCATCCTCCAGATACAAAG AGCAATGTCAACATAGCCGTTTTAAATGTGGGAGCACCGTGCGCTGGGATGAATGCTGCAGTTCGTTCCGTTGTCAGAACTGGCCTCCTCCAAGGTCACCAAATGCTGGCCGTGCATGATGGATTTGACGGTTTAGCCCATGGCCAG ATCGAGCCTATTGGTTGGACTGGAGTGGCCGGGTGGATTGGAAAGGGTGGCTCGCTCCTCGGTACTAAGAG ATCCCTGCCAAGTAAGTTCATCAAGGAGATAAGCCAGAACATCTCAAAGTTCAACATTCACGGAATCGTCCTTGTCGGCGGCTTTGAG GCATTTGTTGGGGGACTGGAGATGGTGGAGGCCAGACAGAACTATGAGGAATTTTGTATCCCTTTTGTCATCATTCCTGCTACCGTCTCCAACAATGTTCCTGGTTCGGCCTTCAGTATAGGAGCGGACACTGCTCTTAACACCATAACCTCG TCATGTGACCTGATCAAGCAATCGGCAGCCGGTACCAAGCGAAGAGTGTTCATTGTTGAGACCATGGGAGGATATTGTGGATACCTGGCAACCATGGCCGGCTTAGCAGCTGGAGCTGATAATGCGTATATCTTTGAGGAGCCTTTTGGAATTAAGGACCTGAAG ATGAATGTGGAGCATCTGACGGAGAAGATGAAGACAACAGTAAAGAGAGGACTTGTTCTGAG AAATGAGAAATGCAATGAAAACTACACCACGGATGTTCTCTTCAATCTGTACTCTGAAGAAGGAAAGGGTATATTTGACTGTAGGAAGAATGTTCTTGGACATATGCAGCAG GGTGGAACCCCCAGCCCCTTTGATAGGAATTTTGCCACCAAGATGGGCATCAAGTCTATCCTATGGTTGACGGAAAAAGTGAAGGAACACTCCCGACATG GTCGAATCTTCGCCAATGCTCACGATACCGCATGCGTGTTGGGAATGAAGAAGAGGTCTTTGATTTTCCAGCCTCTGACGGAGCTGAAAGAACACGTTGACTTCGA ACATCGTATTCCGAAAGAACAATGGTGGATGAGGCTGAGGCCCGTCTTAAAAATCCTGGCCAAGTATGACACCCGCCTGGACACTTCCAACATGGCTGAAATGGAGCATATCGCTCAAAAGAAAAGTTCATAA